One stretch of Enterobacter sp. RHBSTW-00994 DNA includes these proteins:
- a CDS encoding tetratricopeptide repeat protein, producing MNREHEIRIAPRLLTVLVAALLSSPVLAESQITETSATALGLSDYRHFVIYPHLEKAVRAQKSQDEQTALKEFRYIHQQLPDNVPLTLYLADAYRHFGHDEQARQVLTAQLKRYPGDKRLVQRLEEIPVITTPVTTIEQLLAQQKSCDAAPTARCRAETGQNALKLEQLAVARAQLNDTAFAASGEGRELEDAIIQRAIYLKVWPAADDIFTRKQQQNRLSDAEKKQWFDVLLAGKLDDRLLALQSQGVFSDAQHQLDYAGTLATRGDRAALQRYLRENKPHFQDAAQEKRWLYLISRFGNDPYQLLRQYSPQFPANDMLEERFALSTSNQDTAESIRLARQMYQRDPGNLKQLDQLTWLLMQANQSRDAAVLLLQRYPFGGQSHAAGQLIERLAGLLQTYPELMTAAQRARLSAPLATASLRQAQSQLPGVNQDCETTRRLFGDMSANYNAATWRSLAGCYQHDNPGMALHALQQAEKRQPDAWQHRAVAYQAYAVEDYPVAMRAWKALSLADMKNEDVMAAATTAHAAGDTANRDKWLDEAQRRGLDNTEAWWWLHAQRFLPSQPENAISDLSHAIAIQPTVKALLARAALYREQGKTQTAVDDLRQALSIEPANSDAQAALGYALWSNGDYASSRDMLETALKSTPDDPQLVRQLMYVNERLADIPQTQQYARVVVDDIDANAQISPLTPAQNQERFNVRRLHEDIARRWSFSFDSTIGLRSGAMNSASTIPGNVAMGKSYRSYGQMEAEYRIGRNMLLEGDMLSVYSRLFADTSGSNVVLPVKQPMLGTGIRWKPLHDYTLFFAAEQQVPLDHHHGEADAMLRVSASFFNNGRYSDEWHPNGPGWFAQNLYLDGAQYVRQDTQAWTVDYRTSWHQKVAQGQTVEPYAHVQLNGYRDDYTVGSQLGGVGVRWNIWTGQTHYDAWPHKVSLGLEYQHTFKSINQNVGERNNAFLTVGVHW from the coding sequence ATGAACAGGGAACATGAAATCCGCATTGCACCGCGATTATTAACGGTACTGGTTGCTGCACTGCTCAGTAGCCCGGTGCTGGCGGAAAGCCAGATCACAGAGACTTCAGCCACCGCACTGGGGCTGAGTGATTATCGACACTTTGTGATTTATCCGCATCTGGAAAAGGCAGTACGAGCGCAAAAGAGTCAGGATGAACAGACTGCGCTCAAAGAGTTCCGCTACATCCATCAGCAACTTCCTGACAATGTGCCATTGACGCTGTACCTGGCTGATGCCTATCGCCATTTCGGGCATGATGAGCAAGCCCGTCAGGTGCTGACAGCGCAACTGAAACGCTATCCAGGCGATAAACGCCTGGTGCAGCGGCTGGAAGAGATCCCGGTTATTACCACCCCGGTGACGACGATTGAGCAACTGCTTGCACAGCAAAAAAGCTGTGATGCCGCACCTACTGCGCGTTGTCGGGCTGAGACGGGCCAAAATGCATTGAAGCTGGAACAGCTGGCAGTTGCCAGAGCGCAGTTGAACGATACCGCTTTTGCCGCTTCTGGCGAAGGACGTGAGCTGGAAGACGCGATTATACAGCGGGCGATTTACCTCAAAGTCTGGCCAGCGGCTGATGACATTTTTACCCGTAAACAGCAGCAAAACCGGTTGAGTGATGCCGAGAAAAAACAGTGGTTTGACGTACTGCTCGCCGGGAAACTTGACGATCGCCTGTTGGCTCTGCAATCGCAAGGTGTGTTTAGCGATGCCCAGCATCAACTGGATTATGCCGGTACGCTGGCCACGCGGGGTGATCGCGCGGCGTTGCAGCGTTACCTCAGGGAGAATAAGCCTCACTTCCAGGATGCCGCCCAGGAAAAACGCTGGCTGTACCTGATTTCCCGCTTCGGAAACGATCCGTATCAACTGCTTCGCCAGTATTCCCCACAGTTTCCGGCCAATGACATGCTGGAAGAGCGATTTGCTCTGAGTACCTCGAACCAGGATACGGCGGAAAGTATTCGCTTAGCACGCCAGATGTACCAGCGCGATCCCGGTAATCTTAAGCAACTTGATCAACTGACATGGCTGCTGATGCAGGCCAACCAGTCCCGTGATGCGGCGGTACTTTTGCTTCAGCGTTATCCTTTTGGTGGACAATCTCATGCAGCTGGACAGCTGATCGAACGTCTGGCGGGATTACTGCAGACCTATCCTGAGCTGATGACAGCCGCGCAGCGTGCGCGGCTGTCCGCGCCGCTGGCTACGGCATCTTTGCGCCAGGCACAAAGTCAGTTACCTGGGGTTAATCAGGATTGCGAGACGACACGTCGGCTGTTTGGGGATATGTCGGCTAATTATAATGCTGCGACATGGCGCAGCCTTGCCGGGTGCTACCAGCACGACAATCCTGGTATGGCGCTGCACGCGCTCCAGCAGGCGGAAAAACGTCAGCCAGATGCCTGGCAGCATCGCGCCGTGGCTTATCAGGCCTACGCTGTTGAGGACTATCCTGTCGCCATGCGTGCCTGGAAAGCGCTGAGTCTGGCGGACATGAAGAATGAAGATGTGATGGCGGCAGCCACCACGGCCCATGCGGCAGGGGATACGGCAAACCGCGACAAATGGCTTGATGAAGCCCAGCGCCGTGGACTCGACAATACCGAGGCCTGGTGGTGGTTACATGCCCAGCGTTTCCTGCCTTCGCAGCCTGAAAACGCCATCAGCGATCTTAGCCATGCGATTGCGATCCAGCCAACGGTGAAGGCGCTGCTTGCCAGAGCCGCGCTGTATCGCGAGCAGGGTAAAACGCAAACGGCTGTTGACGATTTGCGGCAGGCTTTGTCGATCGAACCCGCTAACAGCGACGCGCAGGCGGCGCTTGGCTATGCCCTGTGGAGCAACGGCGACTATGCTTCGTCGCGGGATATGCTCGAAACTGCGCTCAAGTCCACGCCTGATGATCCGCAACTGGTGCGTCAACTGATGTATGTGAATGAGCGTCTGGCCGATATTCCGCAGACCCAACAGTATGCCCGTGTGGTGGTCGATGATATTGATGCCAATGCGCAGATCAGCCCGCTGACGCCGGCGCAAAACCAGGAGAGGTTTAACGTTCGCCGCCTGCATGAGGACATTGCCCGCCGTTGGAGCTTCAGTTTTGATTCCACAATAGGTCTGCGTTCCGGTGCAATGAACTCCGCGAGTACGATACCGGGGAACGTTGCTATGGGTAAAAGCTACCGTAGCTATGGCCAGATGGAGGCTGAGTATCGTATTGGCCGTAATATGTTGCTGGAAGGCGATATGTTGTCGGTGTATAGCCGTCTGTTTGCCGATACCAGTGGAAGCAATGTGGTGCTGCCCGTCAAACAGCCGATGCTGGGAACGGGGATCCGCTGGAAACCGTTGCACGATTACACGCTGTTTTTTGCCGCAGAACAGCAAGTTCCCCTTGATCACCACCACGGTGAGGCCGATGCGATGCTACGCGTAAGCGCGTCGTTCTTTAACAACGGGCGATACAGCGACGAGTGGCATCCGAACGGACCAGGCTGGTTTGCGCAGAACCTCTATCTTGATGGCGCACAGTACGTTCGCCAGGATACGCAGGCCTGGACGGTGGATTACCGTACCAGCTGGCATCAGAAAGTTGCGCAAGGGCAGACGGTTGAGCCCTATGCGCATGTTCAGCTCAACGGTTATCGTGATGACTATACGGTGGGAAGTCAGTTAGGTGGTGTTGGTGTTCGCTGGAACATCTGGACCGGGCAGACACATTACGACGCCTGGCCGCATAAAGTCAGTCTTGGACTGGAATACCAGCACACCTTTAAATCGATTAACCAGAATGTTGGGGAACGTAATAACGCTTTCCTCACCGTGGGAGTTCATTGGTAA
- the sgrT gene encoding glucose uptake inhibitor SgrT: MKRSTARQFYQQYFSATKGVSWLARRCAEQRLKMLEDLMQWDVTKPTSSR, encoded by the coding sequence ATGAAGAGGTCTACCGCACGTCAGTTTTATCAGCAGTATTTTTCAGCGACAAAGGGAGTGTCCTGGCTGGCCCGCCGGTGCGCAGAACAGCGGCTGAAAATGTTGGAGGATCTGATGCAGTGGGATGTTACGAAACCGACCTCTTCTCGCTAA
- a CDS encoding DUF4434 family protein, which produces MFKRCQIVLLLLLVSPLACAMKGVFWQPQLRDNSVTEVQWTSLMQTLRQQGFDTLVLQWTQYGDAFADENGRFLLRQRAEHARAAGLKVVLGLNADPAFFDRQKQPAAALEHYLGRLRVADIAQAKRWRDQMAFQPDGWYISAEIDDHNWRNTHARELLLSWLENTRKQLTAVENKPVYISSFFAGNMTPESYSQMLAEIHVRGINVWVQDGRGVGTRSDAVRDLYLAASSGCQGDTPASGIVYEIFSVRPGKTFSAVPQPADAIAKALRQSSSCGKDRLYFSLRYLPVAENMLKHD; this is translated from the coding sequence ATGTTTAAACGATGTCAAATTGTGCTGCTTCTGCTGTTGGTAAGTCCTCTGGCCTGTGCGATGAAAGGGGTGTTTTGGCAGCCACAGCTGAGAGATAACAGCGTAACAGAGGTCCAGTGGACGTCTCTGATGCAGACGTTGCGCCAGCAGGGGTTTGATACGCTGGTGCTGCAATGGACGCAGTACGGCGATGCTTTTGCTGATGAAAATGGTCGTTTTCTGTTACGCCAGCGTGCAGAGCACGCACGTGCGGCCGGGCTGAAAGTCGTGCTCGGGTTGAACGCAGACCCTGCGTTTTTTGACCGTCAGAAACAACCCGCAGCCGCGCTGGAACACTACCTGGGTCGACTGCGTGTGGCGGATATCGCTCAGGCGAAACGCTGGCGCGATCAGATGGCGTTTCAGCCTGATGGCTGGTACATCAGTGCTGAAATTGACGACCATAACTGGCGCAATACACATGCCCGCGAGTTACTGCTTAGCTGGCTGGAGAATACCCGTAAACAGCTCACTGCGGTGGAGAATAAACCGGTCTATATCAGTAGCTTCTTTGCCGGGAATATGACGCCAGAGAGCTATAGCCAGATGCTGGCAGAGATCCATGTCCGTGGCATTAACGTCTGGGTGCAGGATGGGCGGGGCGTTGGGACACGGAGTGATGCCGTTCGGGATCTTTATCTGGCGGCGAGTTCTGGTTGTCAGGGCGATACGCCTGCCAGTGGGATCGTCTATGAAATCTTTAGCGTTCGTCCTGGTAAGACATTCAGTGCTGTGCCTCAGCCTGCGGACGCCATCGCGAAAGCTCTGAGACAATCATCTTCCTGCGGTAAGGATCGGTTGTACTTCTCACTGCGTTACTTGCCTGTCGCAGAGAACATGCTGAAACATGACTAA
- the leuC gene encoding 3-isopropylmalate dehydratase large subunit, whose protein sequence is MAKTLYEKLFDAHVVYEAPNETPLLYIDRHLVHEVTSPQAFDGLRAHKRPVRQPGKTFATMDHNVSTQTKDINASGEMARIQMQELIKNCNEFGVELYDLNHPYQGIVHVMGPEQGITLPGMTIVCGDSHTATHGAFGALAFGIGTSEVEHVLATQTLKQGRAKTMKIEVKGKAAPGITAKDIVLAIIGKTGSAGGTGHVVEFCGEAIQALSMEGRMTLCNMAIEMGAKAGLVAPDETTFNYVKGRLHAPKGKNFDDAVNYWTTLKTDDGAAFDTVVTLQAEEIAPQVTWGTNPGQVISVNDNVPDPASFADPVERASAEKALAYMGLKPGVPLTDVTIDKVFIGSCTNSRIEDLRAAAEIAKGRKVAPGVQALVVPGSGPVKAQAEAEGLDKIFIEAGFEWRLPGCSMCLAMNNDRLNPGERCASTSNRNFEGRQGRGGRTHLVSPAMAAAAAVTGHFADIRSLK, encoded by the coding sequence ATGGCGAAGACGTTATACGAAAAATTGTTTGATGCGCACGTTGTGTATGAAGCGCCAAACGAAACCCCGTTGCTGTACATCGACCGTCATCTGGTCCACGAAGTGACCTCTCCACAAGCCTTTGACGGCCTGCGTGCGCACAAACGTCCGGTTCGTCAACCGGGAAAAACCTTCGCCACCATGGATCACAACGTCTCCACCCAGACCAAAGATATCAATGCGTCAGGTGAAATGGCGCGTATCCAGATGCAGGAGCTGATTAAGAACTGCAACGAGTTTGGCGTAGAGTTGTATGACCTGAATCACCCGTATCAAGGCATCGTCCACGTTATGGGGCCAGAGCAAGGTATCACGCTGCCGGGCATGACCATCGTCTGTGGTGACTCTCATACCGCCACACACGGTGCGTTTGGTGCACTGGCCTTTGGTATTGGCACATCTGAAGTTGAACACGTTCTGGCGACACAGACCCTGAAACAGGGCCGCGCCAAAACCATGAAAATTGAAGTGAAGGGCAAAGCCGCGCCAGGCATCACTGCAAAAGACATCGTACTGGCGATCATCGGTAAAACCGGCAGTGCAGGCGGTACAGGTCACGTCGTTGAATTTTGCGGCGAAGCCATCCAGGCGCTGAGCATGGAAGGCCGTATGACCCTGTGCAACATGGCCATTGAGATGGGTGCAAAAGCCGGGCTGGTTGCGCCAGACGAAACCACTTTCAACTATGTGAAAGGCCGCCTGCATGCGCCGAAAGGCAAGAATTTTGATGATGCGGTCAACTACTGGACAACGCTGAAAACTGACGACGGTGCAGCTTTTGATACCGTTGTGACCTTGCAGGCAGAAGAGATTGCGCCACAGGTCACCTGGGGAACAAACCCAGGTCAGGTCATTTCCGTCAACGACAACGTGCCTGATCCGGCCTCCTTCGCCGATCCAGTCGAACGTGCCAGCGCAGAAAAAGCGTTAGCCTACATGGGGCTGAAACCTGGTGTACCACTGACAGATGTCACCATTGATAAAGTCTTTATCGGATCCTGCACCAACTCCCGTATTGAAGATTTGCGTGCCGCAGCTGAGATCGCCAAAGGACGTAAAGTCGCGCCGGGCGTGCAAGCGCTGGTTGTACCGGGTTCTGGCCCGGTGAAAGCACAGGCGGAAGCAGAAGGTCTGGACAAAATCTTTATTGAAGCCGGTTTCGAATGGCGTTTGCCGGGTTGCTCCATGTGTCTGGCGATGAACAATGACCGTCTGAACCCAGGCGAACGTTGTGCCTCTACCAGCAACCGTAACTTTGAAGGCCGTCAGGGTCGTGGTGGACGTACCCACCTGGTCAGCCCGGCGATGGCCGCTGCTGCTGCCGTCACCGGCCATTTTGCCGATATTCGCAGCCTGAAATAA
- a CDS encoding sugar efflux transporter produces MLWLMTMGRRLNGVYAAFMLVAFMMGVAGALQAPTLSLFLSREVGAQPFWVGLFYTINAIAGILVSLGLAKRSDSRGDRRKLILFCCAMAVGNALLFAFNRHYLTLLTCGVLLASLANTAMPQLFALAREYADNSAREVVMFSSVMRAQLSLAWVIGPPLAFMLALNYGFTMMFSIAAGIFAISLALIAFVLPSVARVEQTADKPITQVSGWKDKNVRMLFIASTLMWTCNTMYIIDMPLWISSDLGLPDKLAGILMGTAAGLEIPAMILAGYYVKRFGKRPMMVIAVAAGVVFYLGLIFFHSREALLVLQLFNAVFIGIVAGIGMLWFQDLMPGRAGSATTLFTNSISTGVILAGVIQGALSQSYGHSAVYWVIAVISVVTLLLTCRVKDV; encoded by the coding sequence ATGCTCTGGTTGATGACAATGGGGCGACGCCTGAACGGCGTCTATGCCGCTTTTATGCTGGTGGCCTTTATGATGGGCGTGGCTGGGGCATTACAGGCTCCGACGCTCAGCCTGTTCCTCAGCCGTGAAGTCGGTGCGCAACCTTTCTGGGTTGGCCTGTTTTACACCATCAACGCGATTGCCGGGATCCTGGTCAGCCTTGGGCTGGCGAAACGATCGGATAGCCGTGGGGATCGCCGTAAGCTGATTCTGTTTTGCTGCGCGATGGCGGTAGGAAATGCGTTGCTGTTTGCTTTCAACCGCCATTACCTGACGCTTCTTACCTGCGGCGTGTTGCTCGCCTCGTTGGCGAATACCGCAATGCCGCAGCTTTTCGCGCTGGCCCGTGAATACGCCGATAATTCTGCGCGTGAAGTGGTGATGTTCAGTTCGGTAATGCGTGCGCAACTCTCACTGGCATGGGTTATTGGCCCGCCGCTGGCGTTTATGCTGGCGTTGAATTATGGCTTCACCATGATGTTCTCCATTGCGGCGGGGATTTTTGCCATCAGTCTGGCGCTGATTGCCTTCGTGTTACCCTCGGTGGCGCGGGTGGAACAGACAGCAGATAAGCCGATAACTCAGGTGAGCGGCTGGAAAGATAAAAACGTTCGCATGTTGTTTATCGCCTCTACGCTGATGTGGACTTGCAACACCATGTACATCATTGATATGCCGCTGTGGATCAGCAGCGATCTGGGGCTTCCGGACAAACTTGCTGGGATATTGATGGGAACGGCTGCCGGGCTTGAGATCCCGGCGATGATTCTGGCGGGTTACTACGTCAAACGTTTTGGAAAACGCCCGATGATGGTGATTGCCGTCGCCGCAGGTGTAGTGTTCTATCTCGGGTTAATTTTCTTCCACTCACGTGAGGCGTTACTGGTGCTGCAACTGTTCAATGCGGTCTTCATTGGTATCGTCGCCGGGATCGGCATGCTCTGGTTCCAGGATCTGATGCCCGGAAGAGCGGGTTCTGCAACCACGCTCTTTACCAACAGCATCTCAACGGGCGTTATTCTGGCGGGGGTTATTCAGGGAGCATTGTCCCAAAGCTACGGTCATTCGGCGGTGTATTGGGTGATTGCGGTGATATCCGTTGTCACACTGCTGCTGACCTGCCGTGTCAAAGATGTGTGA
- the nrfB gene encoding cyclic di-3',5'-guanylate-activated glycosyltransferase NrfB, translating into MNSFVDIFSAYLYGLKFVAITLAIMMLISGLDDLFIDIVYWCRRLFRLLTVYRRHPRMDYRELYKPDEKPLAIMVPAWNETGVIGNMAELAAMTLDYENYHIFVGTYPNDPDTQRDVDEVCARFPNVHKVVCARPGPTSKADCLNNILDAITQFERSANFTFAGFILHDAEDVISPMELRLFNYLVDRKDLIQIPVYPFERSWTHFTSMSYIDEFAELHGKDVPVREAIAGQVPSAGVGTCFSRRAVMALLADGDGIAFDVQSLTEDYDIGFRLKAKGMTEIFVRFPVVDPSQEAKRPRRFLQNVRWSSVICVREYFPDTFTTAMRQKSRWIIGIVFQGFKTHRWADSPTLNYFLWRDRKGAISNFLSFFAMIIMIQLVMLLIYQRLWPDAWQFLSIFTGGPWLVTLLWINFGLMANRILQRVIFVTAYYGLTQGLLSVLRLFWGNLINFMANWRALRQVIQHGDPRRVAWDKTTHDFPSVTGENRALRPLGQILIEQKVITEEQLEDALTNRILGLRLGGSLLMQGMITAEQLAAALAEQNGVKTESIDAWEIDKSLIAMIPASVALRYAVLPLRVDGNLLTVASEDGIDPVSLAALERKVGHQVNYVIVPRGQVVTGLRYWYARYRNRDDREMLRSAVTKGWLTPSQADDIWQYFVPRQLLFAEVLTTLGHINHSAMSVLLLRHERSDMPLGEFLVSEGVITQEMLDHVLELQKELQVSMRELLLRAGINESQLDELEQEQA; encoded by the coding sequence ATGAATTCGTTCGTGGATATTTTTTCCGCCTATCTTTATGGTCTTAAATTTGTTGCAATTACGCTTGCCATAATGATGTTAATCAGTGGCTTAGATGATTTATTCATCGATATTGTCTACTGGTGTCGTCGCCTTTTCAGGCTATTAACGGTATATCGTCGCCACCCGCGCATGGATTATCGCGAGCTGTATAAGCCCGATGAAAAACCGCTGGCGATTATGGTTCCAGCATGGAATGAAACCGGTGTGATTGGCAATATGGCTGAACTGGCGGCAATGACGCTGGACTACGAGAATTACCATATCTTCGTGGGTACTTATCCAAACGATCCAGATACTCAGCGAGATGTGGATGAAGTCTGCGCCCGTTTTCCGAATGTGCACAAAGTCGTGTGTGCCCGGCCTGGCCCCACCAGTAAAGCGGATTGCCTGAATAATATTCTCGACGCCATTACCCAGTTTGAACGCAGCGCGAATTTCACCTTTGCCGGCTTTATTTTGCATGATGCGGAAGATGTTATTTCGCCGATGGAGCTGCGTTTGTTTAACTATCTGGTCGACAGAAAAGATCTTATCCAAATCCCTGTCTATCCGTTTGAACGTAGCTGGACGCATTTTACCAGCATGTCCTATATCGATGAATTCGCCGAACTCCACGGTAAAGATGTACCGGTGCGTGAGGCCATCGCTGGTCAAGTTCCCAGTGCAGGTGTAGGGACATGTTTTAGCCGTCGTGCGGTAATGGCACTGCTGGCTGATGGTGATGGTATTGCTTTTGATGTACAGAGTCTTACCGAAGATTACGACATTGGCTTCCGTCTGAAGGCCAAAGGGATGACGGAAATCTTTGTACGTTTCCCGGTGGTGGACCCTTCTCAGGAAGCCAAACGTCCACGCCGGTTTTTACAGAACGTCCGTTGGTCGTCCGTGATTTGTGTGCGGGAATATTTTCCGGATACCTTTACGACCGCCATGCGCCAGAAATCACGCTGGATCATCGGCATCGTTTTCCAGGGATTTAAAACCCACCGCTGGGCTGATAGCCCTACGCTTAACTACTTCCTGTGGCGAGATCGGAAAGGAGCGATCAGTAACTTCCTGAGCTTCTTTGCCATGATCATTATGATCCAGCTGGTGATGCTGCTGATTTACCAGCGGTTGTGGCCAGATGCCTGGCAGTTCCTCTCTATTTTCACGGGTGGGCCCTGGTTAGTGACGCTGCTCTGGATTAACTTCGGTCTCATGGCTAACCGAATTCTCCAGCGCGTGATTTTTGTGACAGCCTATTATGGCCTTACGCAAGGTTTGCTGTCCGTGTTGCGTTTGTTCTGGGGCAACCTGATCAACTTCATGGCCAACTGGCGTGCCCTGCGCCAGGTGATTCAGCATGGGGATCCGCGCCGCGTGGCATGGGATAAAACCACCCATGATTTCCCAAGCGTGACGGGCGAAAACCGCGCACTGCGTCCATTAGGGCAAATTCTGATTGAGCAGAAGGTGATTACCGAAGAACAGCTCGAAGATGCGCTGACAAACCGTATTTTGGGTTTACGTCTGGGCGGATCGCTGTTGATGCAGGGAATGATTACGGCGGAACAGCTTGCTGCCGCGCTGGCGGAGCAAAATGGTGTTAAAACCGAATCCATTGATGCGTGGGAGATTGATAAGTCGCTCATCGCTATGATCCCTGCTTCGGTTGCCTTGCGATATGCCGTATTACCCCTGCGCGTTGACGGTAATCTGCTGACGGTTGCCAGTGAGGATGGGATCGACCCGGTATCGCTGGCGGCGCTGGAGCGTAAAGTTGGGCATCAGGTGAATTATGTCATTGTGCCACGTGGTCAGGTGGTTACTGGCTTGCGCTACTGGTATGCACGTTATCGCAATCGGGATGACCGGGAGATGCTCCGCTCAGCGGTGACAAAAGGCTGGCTCACACCATCACAGGCTGATGACATCTGGCAATACTTCGTTCCTCGACAACTGCTCTTCGCTGAAGTGTTGACGACGCTCGGACATATCAACCACTCCGCAATGTCGGTGCTGTTGTTGCGTCATGAGCGAAGCGATATGCCACTGGGGGAATTCCTGGTGTCAGAAGGCGTCATTACGCAAGAGATGCTTGATCATGTTCTTGAATTACAAAAAGAACTTCAGGTATCCATGCGCGAGCTGTTGTTACGCGCCGGAATTAATGAGTCGCAACTGGATGAACTGGAGCAGGAACAGGCATGA
- the leuB gene encoding 3-isopropylmalate dehydrogenase, whose protein sequence is MSKNYHIAVLPGDGIGPEVMAQALKVLEAVRTRFAMKISTSHHDVGGIAIDNHGTPLPKATVEGCENADAVLFGSVGGPKWEHLPPAEQPERGALLPLRKHFKLFSNLRPAKLYQGLEEFCPLRADIAANGFDILCVRELTGGIYFGQPKGREGSGQHEKAFDTEVYHRFEIERIAHIAFESARKRRRKVTSIDKANVLQSSILWREIVSEVAKGYPDVELAHMYIDNATMQLIKDPSQFDVLLCSNLFGDILSDECAMITGSMGMLPSASLNEEGFGLYEPAGGSAPDIAGKNIANPIAQILSLALLLRYSLDANDAATAIENAINRALEEGIRTGDLARGAAAVSTDEMGDIIARYVAEGV, encoded by the coding sequence ATGTCGAAGAATTACCATATTGCTGTGTTACCGGGCGACGGTATTGGTCCGGAAGTGATGGCACAGGCGCTGAAAGTACTGGAAGCCGTTCGCACGCGTTTTGCGATGAAAATTAGCACCAGCCACCATGACGTGGGTGGGATCGCTATCGATAATCACGGGACGCCATTGCCAAAAGCAACCGTCGAAGGCTGTGAAAATGCCGATGCTGTCCTGTTTGGCTCCGTGGGTGGTCCGAAATGGGAGCATCTGCCCCCCGCTGAACAACCTGAGCGTGGCGCACTGCTGCCATTGCGTAAGCATTTCAAATTGTTCAGCAACCTGCGTCCAGCGAAGCTGTACCAGGGGCTGGAAGAGTTCTGCCCACTGCGTGCGGACATCGCCGCGAATGGCTTCGATATCCTGTGCGTGCGTGAGCTGACCGGGGGGATCTATTTTGGTCAGCCTAAAGGCCGTGAAGGCAGCGGTCAGCATGAGAAAGCTTTTGATACCGAGGTGTATCACCGTTTTGAAATCGAACGTATCGCCCATATCGCCTTTGAATCCGCGCGTAAACGCCGCCGTAAAGTGACGTCGATTGATAAAGCGAACGTTCTGCAGTCCTCTATTTTATGGCGTGAGATCGTCAGCGAAGTCGCAAAAGGGTATCCGGACGTCGAGCTGGCACACATGTATATCGACAACGCGACTATGCAGTTGATCAAAGATCCTTCTCAGTTCGATGTTCTGCTGTGCTCCAACCTGTTTGGCGACATCCTGTCGGATGAATGCGCGATGATCACCGGTTCCATGGGCATGCTGCCTTCCGCAAGCCTGAATGAAGAAGGGTTTGGTCTGTACGAACCTGCAGGCGGTTCCGCACCGGATATCGCAGGCAAAAACATCGCAAACCCGATTGCCCAGATCCTGTCCCTGGCCCTGCTGCTGCGCTACAGCCTGGATGCGAACGATGCCGCCACCGCCATCGAAAATGCCATCAACCGTGCGTTAGAAGAAGGTATCCGTACCGGGGATTTAGCCCGCGGCGCGGCAGCAGTCAGTACCGATGAAATGGGCGATATCATTGCCCGCTATGTCGCTGAAGGGGTGTAA
- the leuD gene encoding 3-isopropylmalate dehydratase small subunit, translating to MAEKFTQHTGLVVPLDAANVDTDAIIPKQFLQKVTRTGFGAHLFNDWRFLDDQGQQPNPEFVLNFPQFKGASILLARENFGCGSSREHAPWALTDYGFKVVIAPSFADIFYGNSFNNQLLPVTLSDDQVDELFNLVQANPGMSFEVDLEGQVVKAGDNTYSFTIDAFRRHCMINGLDSIGLTLQHDDAIAAYENKQPAFMG from the coding sequence ATGGCAGAGAAATTTACCCAACATACAGGCCTGGTTGTCCCACTGGATGCAGCCAACGTTGATACTGACGCGATCATTCCCAAGCAATTTTTGCAGAAAGTCACCCGCACGGGGTTTGGCGCGCATCTGTTTAATGACTGGCGTTTCCTCGATGATCAGGGGCAACAGCCTAACCCTGAATTTGTGCTGAACTTCCCGCAATTTAAGGGTGCGTCGATTTTACTGGCGCGGGAAAACTTTGGCTGTGGCTCATCGCGCGAGCATGCTCCGTGGGCACTGACAGACTACGGTTTCAAAGTGGTGATCGCGCCGAGTTTCGCCGATATCTTCTACGGCAACAGCTTCAACAACCAGTTGCTGCCTGTGACGCTGAGCGATGATCAGGTCGACGAATTGTTCAACCTGGTGCAGGCGAATCCGGGGATGTCGTTTGAAGTGGATCTGGAAGGGCAAGTCGTAAAAGCCGGGGATAATACCTACAGCTTTACGATTGATGCTTTCCGCCGCCATTGCATGATCAATGGCCTGGACAGCATTGGTTTAACCCTGCAACACGACGATGCGATTGCCGCTTACGAAAATAAACAGCCTGCGTTTATGGGCTAA